A single Ammospiza caudacuta isolate bAmmCau1 chromosome 14, bAmmCau1.pri, whole genome shotgun sequence DNA region contains:
- the STK26 gene encoding serine/threonine-protein kinase 26, which produces MAHSPVAVQVPGMQNHRADPEELFTKLERIGKGSFGEVFKGIDNRTQQVVAIKIIDLEEAEDEIEDIQQEITVLSQCDSPYVTKYYGSYLKGTKLWIIMEYLGGGSALDLLRAGPFDEFQIATMLKEILKGLDYLHSEKKIHRDIKAANVLLSEQGDVKLADFGVAGQLTDTQIKRNTFVGTPFWMAPEVIQQSAYDSKADIWSLGITAIELAKGEPPNSDMHPMRVLFLIPKNNPPTLLGDFSKPFKEFIDACLNKDPTFRPTAKELLKHKFIMKNAKKTSYLTELIDRFKRWKAEGHSSDESDSDGSDSESSNKENNSHPEWSFTTVRKKPDAKKLQNGTDQDLVKTLSCLTMIITPVFAELKQQDTNNANRKKAIEELEKSINVAEATCPGITDKMVKKLMEKFQKFSVNDSS; this is translated from the exons ATGGCCCACTCGCCCGTGGCGGTGCAAGTGCCCGGCATGCAG AACCACAGAGCAGACCCAGAAGAACTCTTCACAAAATTGGAACGCATTGGGAAGGGCTCCTTTGGTGAGGTCTTCAAAGGAATTGATAACCGGACACAGCAAGTGGTTGCCATAAAAATCATAGACCTTGAGGAAGCAGAAGATGAAATAGAAGATATACAGCAAGAGATAACTGTTTTAAGTCAGTGTGATAGTCCTTATGTAACAAAATACTATGGATCATATTTAAAG GGCACAAAACTATGGATAATAATGGAATACTTGGGTGGAGGGTCAGCTTTGGATCTT CTGCGTGCTGGCCCATTTGATGAGTTCCAGATTGCTACTATGCTAAAGGAAATCTTGAAAGGTCTTGACTACCTACACTCAGAGAAGAAAATTCACAGGGATATAAAAG CTGCCAATGTCTTGTTATCAGAACAAGGTGATGTTAAGCTTGCTGATTTTGGAGTTGCTGGGCAGCTAACAGACACACAAATTAAGAGAAATACCTTTGTTGGAACCCCGTTTTGGATGGCCCCTGAAGTTATTCAGCAGTCAGCATACGATTCAAAA GCTGACATTTGGTCACTGGGCATCACTGCAATTGAACTGGCCAAGGGGGAGCCTCCCAACTCAGATATGCATCCAATGAGAGTTCTGTTCCTCATTCCGAAAAACAATCCTCCCACTTTATTAGGAGACTTCAGTAAACCTTTTAAAGAATTCATTGATGCATGTCTGAATAAGGACCCAACATTT CGCCCCACTGCAAAAGAACTTCTGAAGCACAAATTCATTATGAAAAATGCCAAGAAGACTTCCTATCTGACAGAACTGATTGATAGGTTTAAGAGATGGAAAGCAGAGGGACACAGTAGTGATGAAAGTGATTCAGATGGTTCAGATTC GGAGTCCAGCAACAAAGAGAATAATTCTCACCCTGAGTGGAGCTTCACTACAGTTCGGAAGAAGCCGGACGCGAAGAAGCTCCAGAACGGGACG GATCAGGATCTTGTTAAAACCCTGAGTTGTTTAACTATGATAATCACCCCTGTGTTTGCTGAG CTCAAGCAGCAGGACACAAATAATGCTAACAGAAAGAAAGCAATTGAGGAACTTGAGAAAAGCATCAATGTGGCAGAAGCAACATGTCCAGGGATCACAGATAAGATGGTGAAGAAACTTATGGAGAAATTTCAGAA ATTTTCTGTTAATGACTCATCCTAA
- the FRMD7 gene encoding FERM domain-containing protein 7, which produces MLHLKVQFLDDSQKIFVVDQKSCGKGLFNLTCSHLNLVEKEYFGLEFHSQAGNQVWLEPLKPITKQVKNPKEVLFKFMVKFFPVDPGHLREELTRYLFTLQIKKDLAQGRLPCSDKSAALLVSHLLQSELGDFHEETDQQHLATHRYLPNQEYLDNKIMHYHRRHRGKTPAESDSQLLDVARKLEMYGIRPHPASDGEGTQINLAVTHMGVLVLRGNTKINTFNWSKIRKLSFKRKHFLIKLHANISALCKDTLEFTMASRDTCKAFWKTCVEYHAFFRLSEEPKSKPKALLCSKGSSFRYSGRTQRQLLEHGRKAKMKSLPFERKHYTSRYDERQCRSSPDLLTDVSKQVEELRLAYGSRGSYHANGVHGSEPTLDSRRRSSTMEVTFAAELERSKPEASTTFLPHSKSSSAFPLLYAELEMERAWEPIDLFGARNPLTSFRPHHQFAGNSKSTSVGNMREVSTRQLVYTDVPCPLPLVAPAPPVLFYLDRALQPPCPAPAPGEDTAGLAGASGPVATKPPRQSPSGAQAGQLRGEAAGTAVGTSMAGDSGSLARSFAYGLQEQPPKRSWSQSDMKTIRFPYGSEFRPLGPCPALSSRRGGVFWHVPAQQVLAPGLRRCPERYLGSSTESSDSDPELLGAEHGSRYGRVLHSPMARVRLSSGSLQLDEEDEEVSFATSAAEERISRGASKYFT; this is translated from the exons CAAAAATCCTGTGGGAAAGGGCTCTTCAACCTCACCTGCAGCCACCTGAACCTCGTGGAGAAGGAGTACTTTGGGCTGGAGtttcacagccaggctgggaaccAG GTCTGGTTGGAACCACTAAAACCCATAACAAAGCAAGTGAAAA ATCCTAAGGAGGTTCTTTTCAAATTTATGGTGAAATTTTTCCCAGTGGACCCTGGCCACCTGAGAGAAGAACTGACCAG GTACCTCTTCACCCTCCAGATCAAGAAGGACCTGGCCCAGGGGCGGCTGCCCTGCAGCGACAAGAGCGCGGCGCTGCTCGTCTCCCACCTGCTGCAGT ctgAGCTGGGCGACTTCCACGAGGAGACAGACCAGCAGCACCTGGCCACGCACCGGTACCTGCCCAACCAGGAGTACCTGGACAACAAGATCATGCACTACCACCGGAGACACAG AGGGAAGACGCCGGCCGAGTCTGACTCTCAGCTGCTGGACGTGGCCAGGAAGCTGGAGATGTACGGGATCCGCCCCCACCCCGCCAGCGACGGCGAGGGGACACAGATCAACCTGGCTGTGACACACAtgggggtgctggtgctgagg GGCAATACAAAGATCAACACCTTCAACTGGTCCAAAATCCGCAAACTGAGTTTCAAGAGGAAGCATTTTCTCATCAAGCTCCATGCAAACATCTCT GCGCTGTGCAAGGACACGCTGGAGTTCACCATGGCCAGCCGGGACACCTGCAAGGCCTTCTGGAAGACGTGTGTGGAGTACCACGCCTTCTTCAGGCTCTCTGAGGAGCCCAAGTCAAAGCCCAAAGCCCTTCTGTGCAGCAAAGGTTCCAGCTTCCGCTACAG TGGCAGGACTCAGcggcagctgctggagcacgGCAGGAAGGCTAAGATGAAGAGCCTGCCCTTCGAGAG GAAACACTACACGTCCCGCTACGATGAGAGGCAGTGCCGCTCCTCCCCGGACCTCCTGACGGATGTATCAAAGCAG gtggAGGAGCTGCGCCTGGCCTACGGCAGCCGGGGCTCCTACCACGCCAACGGTGTGCATGGCTCCGAGCCCACCCTGGACAGCCGGCGCCGCAGCTCCACCATGGAGGTGACCtttgctgctgagctggagcGCTCCAAGCCCGAAGCATCCACCACCTTCCTGCCCCACTCCAAGAGCTCCTCTGCCTTCCCCCTGCTCTACGCCGAGCTGGAGATGGAGCGGGCGTGGGAGCCCATCGACCTCTTCGGAGCCAGGAATCCCTTGACATCCTTCCGGCCCCACCACCAGTTTGCTGGGAACAGCAAAAGCACCTCTGTGGGCAACATGCGGGAGGTGAGCACCCGGCAGCTGGTGTACACGGAtgtgccctgtcccctgcccctgGTGGCCCCCGCGCCCCCTGTGCTCTTCTATCTGGacagggccctgcagcccccatgCCCTGCACCGGCCCCCGGTGAGGACACAGCAGGACTGGCGGGTGCAAGCGGCCCTGTGGCAACAAAACCCCCCCGGCAGAGTCCGAGCGgggcccaggctgggcagctccGTGGTGAGGCTGCAGGCACGGCCGTGGGCACCAGCATGGCGGGGGACAGCGGGTCCCTGGCTCGCTCCTTCGCTTACggcctgcaggagcagcctcccAAGCGCTCCTGGAGCCAGTCGGACATGAAAACCATCCGCTTCCCCTACGGCTCGGAGTTCAGGCCCCTGGGGCCGtgccctgctctcagcagtcGCAGAGGGGGGGTTTTTTGGCACGTCCCAGCCCAGCAAGTGCTGGCAccggggctgcggcgctgcccCGAGCGGtacctgggcagcagcaccgAGTCCAGCGACTCGGACCcggagctgctgggggctgaGCACGGCTCCCGCTACGGCCGCGTGCTGCACTCGCCCATGGCCCGCGTGCGGCTCTCCTCGGGCAGCCTCCAGctggatgaggaggatgaggaggtgTCCTTTGCCACcagtgctgctgaggagagGATTTCCAGAGGGGCCTCCAAGTATTTCACCTAG